The proteins below come from a single Triticum aestivum cultivar Chinese Spring chromosome 5D, IWGSC CS RefSeq v2.1, whole genome shotgun sequence genomic window:
- the LOC123125532 gene encoding two-component response regulator ORR41, producing the protein MDRRRIRVLLVEDEEIHRVVARAVLRAAGVEADEAENGAEAVRRVRERVGGAGAGAYDLILTDKQMPIMDGHEATRQIRAMGVTTTIVAVSSDSLPSDVQAFIAAGADDFTPKPLTKEKLSHILSKFGLA; encoded by the exons ATGGATCGGAGGAGGATCAGGGTGCTCCTGGTGGAGGACGAGGAGATCCACAGG GTTGTGGCGAGAGCGGTGCTGAGGGCGGCCGGCGTGGAGGCGGACGAGGCGGAGAACGGCGCCGAGGCTGTGCGGCGCGTGCGGGAGCGCGTCggaggcgccggcgccggcgcgtaCGACCTCATCCTCACGGACAAGCAGATGCCGATCATGGACGGCCACGAG gCGACGAGGCAGATCCGGGCCATGGGGGTGACCACGACCATCGTCGCCGTGTCGAGCGACAGCCTCCCGTCGGACGTCCAGGCCTTCATCGCCGCCGGCGCCGACGACTTCACGCCCAAG CCGCTGACCAAGGAGAAGCTGAGCCACATTCTCTCCAAGTTCGGGCTTGCGTAG